From the bacterium genome, one window contains:
- a CDS encoding purine-nucleoside phosphorylase yields MIISKDKVAETIEFLRTRTDMEPEFGLILGSGLGGVVDMLENPVAVPYAEIPNFPVSTVKGHPGTLTFGTYAGKTVVTQVGRVHYYEGIGWEKVMYPLWVMKALGVKCIINTNSAGGINHEFRGGDLMLVTDHINCMGSNPLIGPNDDKVGPRFPDMSKPYDAGLSQAMRGAAEALGIELRSGVLIGFSGPSYETKAEIAMAMKLGADAAGMSSIPEAIVGNYLGMRYVGVTCISNLVSPTRTEPLTHEEVTEAAHKASKDLTRLIAEFLRRVG; encoded by the coding sequence ATGATCATCAGCAAAGACAAAGTGGCGGAGACAATCGAATTCTTACGGACCCGGACCGATATGGAACCGGAGTTCGGCCTGATTCTGGGTTCGGGCCTGGGTGGAGTTGTGGACATGCTGGAAAATCCGGTCGCCGTCCCCTACGCAGAGATTCCCAATTTTCCGGTCTCCACCGTCAAGGGTCATCCCGGCACGCTTACCTTCGGCACCTATGCCGGGAAGACCGTCGTCACCCAGGTCGGCCGCGTCCATTATTACGAGGGCATCGGCTGGGAGAAGGTCATGTACCCCCTCTGGGTCATGAAGGCCCTGGGGGTCAAATGCATCATCAACACCAACTCCGCCGGAGGGATCAACCACGAATTCAGGGGAGGCGACCTGATGCTGGTGACCGACCACATCAACTGCATGGGCTCGAACCCCCTCATCGGCCCCAACGACGACAAGGTCGGCCCCCGTTTTCCGGATATGTCCAAACCGTATGACGCCGGTTTAAGCCAAGCCATGCGCGGGGCGGCCGAGGCACTGGGAATCGAACTCCGGTCCGGAGTTCTCATCGGCTTTTCCGGGCCGAGCTACGAGACCAAGGCCGAAATCGCGATGGCGATGAAATTGGGAGCCGATGCCGCGGGAATGTCGTCCATACCGGAAGCCATCGTCGGCAATTACCTGGGGATGCGCTATGTGGGCGTGACTTGTATATCCAACCTGGTCAGCCCCACCCGGACCGAGCCCCTGACGCATGAAGAGGTCACCGAGGCCGCCCACAAGGCGAGCAAGGATCTCACCCGCCTGATCGCCGAATTCCTGCGCCGGGTCGGCTAG
- a CDS encoding phosphopentomutase — protein sequence MRRGIVIVLDSVGIGALPDAAEYGDEGADTLGHISRGFPGFSLPHLARMGLGNIAPLAGVPPAARPSGAYGKMAELSRGKDTTVGHWEIAGVVKEKPFPVYPGGFPPDLIARFEGTIGRKTLGNKAASGTEIIAELGEEHMKTGRPIVYTSADSVFQIAAHEDVVPLRKLYRFCHLARQLLQKEHGVARVIARPFIGVPGSFTRTAHRHDYALPPVEETLLDFLLQAGHRTYGVGKINDIFAQRGISKYKTTESNDDGISKTLEAMARPGFSLIFTNLVDFDMKYGHRRNLEEYARALMRFDGRLPEITRALREEDMLFITADHGCDPSLERHTDHTREYIPLLVSGPPVRPGVDLGIRRSFADIAQTLAEYLGIPPLKNGTGFLREIRDDVATKTDREEQP from the coding sequence GTGCGCAGAGGAATCGTTATCGTGCTCGACAGCGTCGGCATCGGGGCTTTGCCCGATGCCGCGGAATATGGGGATGAAGGCGCCGATACTCTCGGGCACATCAGCCGGGGTTTTCCCGGTTTCTCCCTCCCTCACCTGGCCCGAATGGGCCTGGGGAACATCGCCCCGCTCGCCGGAGTTCCGCCCGCGGCCCGGCCTTCCGGAGCCTACGGCAAGATGGCCGAACTCTCCCGGGGCAAGGATACCACCGTCGGGCATTGGGAAATCGCCGGTGTGGTCAAGGAAAAGCCGTTTCCGGTCTACCCCGGGGGGTTCCCTCCGGATCTGATTGCCCGGTTCGAGGGGACGATCGGCCGCAAGACCCTGGGGAACAAGGCCGCTTCGGGAACCGAGATCATCGCCGAACTCGGGGAAGAACATATGAAGACCGGGCGGCCGATCGTCTACACCTCGGCCGACTCCGTATTCCAGATCGCCGCCCATGAAGACGTCGTTCCCCTGCGCAAGCTCTACCGGTTCTGCCACCTCGCCCGGCAGTTGCTTCAGAAGGAGCACGGCGTGGCCAGGGTGATCGCGCGCCCGTTTATAGGTGTTCCCGGTTCGTTTACGAGAACGGCTCACCGTCACGATTACGCGCTGCCCCCGGTGGAGGAGACGCTCCTCGACTTCCTTCTCCAAGCCGGTCACCGCACCTACGGGGTCGGGAAAATCAACGATATCTTCGCTCAAAGGGGCATCAGCAAGTACAAGACGACGGAAAGCAACGACGACGGGATCAGCAAGACCCTGGAGGCGATGGCCCGCCCCGGTTTCAGCCTGATCTTCACCAACCTGGTCGATTTCGACATGAAATACGGCCACCGTCGGAACCTGGAGGAGTACGCCCGGGCGCTCATGCGTTTCGACGGTCGCCTCCCCGAAATCACGCGGGCACTGCGGGAAGAAGACATGCTCTTCATCACCGCCGACCACGGTTGCGACCCTTCTCTGGAACGCCATACCGACCATACGCGGGAATATATTCCCCTGTTGGTTTCCGGCCCCCCCGTCCGGCCCGGAGTCGACCTGGGAATCCGCCGGTCGTTCGCCGACATCGCCCAAACCCTGGCCGAGTACCTGGGGATCCCGCCCCTTAAGAACGGGACCGGTTTTTTACGGGAAATCCGTGACGACGTTGCAACCAAAACCGATCGGGAGGAACAGCCATGA
- a CDS encoding MBL fold metallo-hydrolase → MNIFRTAVLAAGLSVAALCPAGETAGVLKVHFLDVNQGDSTLIQTPGGKNILIDGGQSATYRSNFDAGEEVILPFLREAGITRLDMVIATHPDFDHMGGLVAVLNSDISVGEVLDTGIPHTTQTYANFVQAIKDKKIPYRVPGKGELLDWGPGVTALVIAPQVPPEKRSHLNLNNNSIVIRLEHGDVSFLLTGDCEHEEELDILTSGAPVEATILKAGHHGSRTASGPDLYFLTDPEVVVVSAGKRNKFDHPHWEPIKLFRQTGARILRTDYSGTVTIASDGKDYTISYH, encoded by the coding sequence ATGAACATCTTTCGGACAGCAGTTCTGGCCGCGGGGCTTTCCGTCGCGGCCCTTTGCCCGGCGGGCGAAACCGCCGGAGTCCTCAAAGTCCATTTCCTGGACGTCAACCAGGGAGATTCGACCCTGATCCAGACCCCCGGGGGCAAAAACATTCTCATCGACGGCGGTCAATCCGCCACCTATCGATCGAATTTCGATGCGGGAGAGGAGGTCATCCTCCCTTTTCTCAGGGAAGCGGGCATCACCAGGCTGGATATGGTCATAGCCACCCACCCCGATTTCGACCATATGGGAGGGTTGGTGGCGGTGCTCAACAGCGACATCAGCGTGGGTGAAGTTCTGGATACCGGCATCCCCCACACCACCCAAACGTACGCCAATTTCGTTCAGGCCATCAAAGACAAGAAAATCCCCTACCGCGTTCCCGGGAAAGGGGAACTGCTCGACTGGGGACCCGGAGTGACCGCCTTGGTCATCGCTCCCCAGGTGCCCCCCGAAAAACGCTCCCACCTGAACCTGAACAACAACTCCATCGTCATCCGGCTCGAACATGGAGACGTCTCCTTTCTGCTTACCGGCGATTGCGAACACGAAGAAGAGCTCGACATCCTTACCTCGGGGGCGCCGGTCGAAGCTACGATTTTAAAAGCCGGACACCACGGCTCCAGGACCGCGAGCGGGCCCGATCTATATTTTCTTACCGATCCGGAAGTCGTGGTCGTCTCCGCCGGGAAAAGGAACAAATTCGACCACCCCCACTGGGAACCGATCAAGCTTTTCCGGCAGACCGGAGCCAGGATCCTGCGCACCGATTACTCGGGAACCGTAACCATCGCTTCTGACGGCAAGGATTACACGATCAGCTATCACTAG
- a CDS encoding helix-hairpin-helix domain-containing protein, whose amino-acid sequence MRSVIALGLVAAFALALAAPLWAEVDVNTASASELQQLYRVGPKTADKIIAEREANGPFSSLSDLSNRVKGIGPKTVAKWQGMAVCIQPGAAQE is encoded by the coding sequence ATGCGTTCAGTCATCGCTCTGGGATTGGTAGCGGCTTTTGCCCTGGCTTTGGCCGCCCCGCTCTGGGCCGAAGTCGACGTCAATACGGCCAGCGCCAGCGAGCTGCAGCAGCTGTACCGGGTCGGCCCCAAAACCGCCGACAAGATCATCGCCGAACGGGAGGCCAACGGCCCCTTCTCCTCGCTCAGCGATCTATCCAACCGGGTTAAGGGGATCGGCCCCAAAACCGTGGCCAAGTGGCAGGGAATGGCGGTCTGCATCCAGCCCGGCGCGGCGCAGGAGTAG
- a CDS encoding ComEC/Rec2 family competence protein has protein sequence MQKYIVSFAVLLCLGISVRLLHPASAVYETVPFIVGAFLLAGAVLSLLYRNRALAFLLLIAGLCAAFQGLPADYSLSAHFIWTFVILAVISLVLAALKINGLVLWMCSALFLGYGITSIHKDIGYPTHLAEWATDSWGQQSLVYGTVVKEPEVRPEVNDTRLTVQPSVIAHLRDPEAKAKLAGILEVLQSTGREWDNEGEAIATLLDARDRLQKLPEGASEERKKEVVLDVFSSGAFTMPEDMAETVFAALNELSAENDPYGNSWIGRITTGWIFATIKDTEEQAQTYLDLSYYTGYGDVVKIVGGVRTPFPASNPGGFDYRRMLNNTNYFAMMTISGTGGTDREPDTIEIIEEKLGNPFIAWCLSIKYKMLDVIRLTTPFPDSGFLSGIFLGLRRGVPEKIMVDSRAAGTAHVFAVSGLHVTIITALILLIFSQTPIPKTIWAPIAVVFLLVFTIITGARPSTLRAAIMNIFVLVFFTYFGKNIQKSLIMAICFAAIIILTVLPAGYGGPLIMPEASFLMSFSAVLFLGLLSQPVEHFLNLRLNSLFRFVLFILAWVAVGLFFMNLENPLALFTSKLLIGLVVAAVAAFFIQGFLPFRVRFAAIPSLWLRQFIAAQIAIQCSIIPLSAVIFHRISLAAPFANFVAIPLIGIVLPLGMLATLIGMIPGFGIYIALVLTAANWLGMRFFLIWDDFWARILPYPQVPEWGSPILILFYAGVLIFIFREKLALSLKIAYLRTRAALSQGANRVRFGVASAALLVSVATLLLGFKTVSRPELTVTMLDLSYPARGMAALIQTPDGSNILVDGGFEGKWGYQKRYVNQGQRGTADVLLAQGVISFDAVVSSSFDSSLLGGLNFILASDDYFVRKLYAYLPPESFGPQDININRFKEFLTPHFRQDADRLYETLLLGYWESPLTVMEFQNYFKEIGEQELDEFISSLDSAAQTAADNALADYTEKKKEKHEELIESILSTYQMLDRPLENREEAEEIARKWDMPLLSTDDYRALVTELPPIAVWYIYQQGGVVHSIEGLEGYLNELKEKFVEAVGDTKGVYREDEKFLQYHRLIYTVWKKKIPITSSHYGMDVIKPRDVNGMPLSIEILNPPEKRFTGTYVSDANSTVMRVRYGDYSVLFTSLINQEASEWLLTLPEDEIKSTIYQIPEFGKGGRFVNSDLMFERVEPEVAVFHYKGGRYVDKRYEEVAGLCTAKGIRTFNTPEDGAVIIHIYGDAYQVESMLGGLIEEELDVADDNAAPDREKELGVGF, from the coding sequence ATGCAGAAATATATCGTTTCTTTCGCGGTTCTTCTCTGCCTGGGAATTTCGGTGCGGCTTCTCCATCCGGCCAGCGCCGTTTATGAAACCGTTCCCTTCATCGTCGGGGCCTTCCTTTTGGCCGGCGCCGTTCTCTCCCTCCTCTACCGCAACCGGGCTCTGGCTTTTCTACTCCTGATCGCGGGGCTCTGCGCCGCTTTTCAGGGCCTGCCCGCCGATTACTCCCTCAGCGCTCATTTCATCTGGACGTTCGTTATCCTGGCCGTCATTTCCCTGGTTCTGGCCGCGCTCAAGATCAACGGTCTGGTACTATGGATGTGCAGCGCTCTCTTCCTCGGGTACGGGATCACCTCCATCCACAAGGATATCGGGTATCCCACCCACCTGGCCGAATGGGCGACCGACAGCTGGGGGCAGCAATCCCTGGTCTACGGCACCGTGGTCAAGGAGCCGGAAGTCCGGCCGGAGGTGAACGACACCCGCCTGACCGTCCAGCCCTCCGTCATCGCCCATCTCCGCGATCCCGAGGCCAAAGCCAAGCTGGCCGGCATTCTGGAGGTGCTGCAAAGCACCGGCCGGGAGTGGGACAACGAGGGGGAAGCCATCGCCACGCTCCTGGACGCGAGGGATCGGCTGCAGAAACTCCCCGAAGGCGCTTCCGAGGAGCGGAAAAAAGAAGTGGTGCTTGACGTTTTCTCCAGCGGCGCTTTTACAATGCCGGAAGATATGGCCGAAACCGTCTTCGCCGCCCTCAACGAGCTTTCCGCCGAGAACGATCCCTACGGCAACTCCTGGATCGGGCGGATCACCACCGGCTGGATTTTCGCCACCATCAAGGACACCGAAGAACAGGCCCAGACCTATCTCGACCTTTCCTACTACACCGGCTACGGCGACGTGGTCAAAATCGTAGGCGGGGTCAGGACCCCCTTCCCCGCCAGCAACCCCGGCGGTTTCGACTACCGCCGCATGCTCAACAACACCAACTACTTCGCCATGATGACCATCTCCGGCACGGGAGGGACCGACCGGGAGCCCGACACCATCGAGATCATCGAAGAAAAACTGGGGAACCCTTTCATCGCCTGGTGCCTGAGCATCAAGTACAAGATGCTGGACGTGATCCGACTGACGACGCCTTTCCCCGACTCCGGATTCCTCTCCGGCATCTTCCTGGGGCTGCGCCGGGGGGTCCCCGAGAAGATCATGGTCGATTCCCGGGCGGCCGGGACCGCTCACGTCTTCGCCGTCTCCGGCCTCCACGTGACCATCATCACGGCCCTGATCCTCCTCATCTTCAGCCAGACCCCGATTCCCAAGACCATCTGGGCTCCGATCGCGGTGGTCTTTCTGCTGGTCTTCACCATCATCACCGGAGCCCGGCCGTCGACCCTGCGCGCCGCCATCATGAACATCTTCGTCCTGGTCTTCTTCACCTACTTCGGCAAGAACATTCAGAAATCCCTGATCATGGCCATCTGCTTCGCGGCCATCATCATCCTCACCGTCCTCCCCGCCGGATACGGGGGGCCCTTGATCATGCCCGAGGCTTCCTTCCTGATGTCGTTCTCGGCCGTGCTTTTTCTGGGCCTTCTCAGCCAACCGGTCGAACATTTTCTCAATCTCAGGCTCAACAGCCTCTTCCGGTTCGTGCTCTTCATCCTGGCCTGGGTGGCGGTGGGGCTGTTCTTCATGAATCTGGAGAACCCGCTGGCGCTTTTCACGTCCAAGCTTCTGATCGGTTTGGTGGTGGCGGCGGTGGCGGCGTTTTTTATCCAGGGCTTTCTCCCGTTCCGGGTCCGGTTTGCCGCCATCCCCAGCCTCTGGTTGCGGCAGTTCATCGCGGCCCAGATCGCCATCCAGTGCAGCATCATTCCTCTTTCCGCCGTCATCTTCCACCGGATCTCGCTGGCGGCGCCCTTCGCCAATTTCGTCGCCATTCCCCTGATCGGCATCGTTCTGCCCCTGGGGATGCTGGCTACCTTGATCGGAATGATCCCGGGTTTCGGGATCTATATCGCCCTGGTCCTGACCGCGGCCAACTGGCTGGGGATGCGCTTCTTCCTGATCTGGGACGATTTCTGGGCCCGGATCCTGCCGTATCCCCAGGTCCCGGAATGGGGTTCTCCCATACTTATTCTTTTCTACGCCGGGGTGTTGATCTTCATCTTCCGGGAAAAACTGGCGCTTAGCCTTAAAATCGCCTACCTCCGGACGCGCGCCGCCCTGTCCCAGGGGGCCAACCGGGTCCGCTTCGGCGTCGCTTCCGCGGCCCTGCTGGTTTCGGTGGCCACGCTCCTGCTCGGTTTCAAGACCGTTTCGCGCCCGGAACTGACGGTGACCATGCTCGACCTCAGCTATCCGGCTCGGGGTATGGCCGCGCTGATCCAGACCCCGGACGGGAGCAATATTCTCGTGGACGGCGGCTTCGAGGGGAAATGGGGATACCAGAAACGCTACGTCAACCAGGGGCAACGCGGTACCGCCGACGTGCTTCTGGCCCAGGGGGTGATCTCGTTCGACGCCGTGGTCAGTTCCAGTTTCGACAGTTCCCTGCTGGGGGGGTTGAACTTCATTCTCGCCTCCGACGATTATTTCGTGCGCAAACTCTACGCCTACCTGCCCCCGGAATCCTTCGGGCCCCAGGACATCAACATCAACCGGTTCAAGGAATTCCTGACCCCGCATTTCCGGCAGGACGCCGATCGCCTCTACGAGACCCTGCTGCTCGGCTACTGGGAGTCGCCCCTGACGGTGATGGAGTTCCAGAATTATTTCAAGGAGATAGGGGAACAAGAGCTCGACGAGTTCATCTCCTCTCTCGATTCCGCGGCGCAAACCGCGGCCGACAACGCCCTGGCCGATTACACCGAGAAGAAAAAGGAAAAGCACGAGGAACTGATCGAATCGATCCTCTCCACCTACCAGATGCTGGACCGGCCCCTGGAAAACCGGGAAGAAGCCGAGGAGATCGCCCGCAAATGGGATATGCCCCTGCTCTCCACCGATGACTACCGCGCCCTGGTCACCGAGCTTCCCCCGATCGCGGTCTGGTACATCTATCAGCAGGGCGGCGTCGTACACAGCATCGAAGGACTGGAGGGGTATCTCAACGAGCTCAAGGAGAAGTTCGTCGAAGCCGTGGGCGACACCAAGGGGGTTTATCGGGAAGACGAGAAATTCCTGCAATACCACCGCCTGATCTACACCGTCTGGAAGAAGAAAATCCCCATCACCTCCTCTCACTACGGCATGGACGTGATCAAGCCGCGGGACGTGAACGGGATGCCCCTGAGCATCGAAATTCTCAATCCGCCCGAAAAACGGTTCACCGGGACCTACGTCAGCGACGCCAACTCCACGGTCATGCGCGTCCGCTACGGCGATTACTCCGTTCTCTTCACCAGTTTGATCAACCAGGAGGCCTCGGAGTGGCTTCTGACCCTGCCCGAGGACGAGATCAAAAGCACCATCTACCAGATCCCCGAATTCGGCAAAGGGGGGCGGTTCGTCAACAGCGATCTGATGTTCGAACGGGTCGAACCCGAGGTGGCCGTGTTCCACTACAAGGGCGGCCGATACGTGGACAAGCGCTACGAGGAAGTGGCCGGCCTCTGCACCGCCAAGGGGATCCGGACCTTCAACACCCCCGAGGACGGCGCCGTCATCATCCATATCTACGGCGACGCCTACCAGGTGGAGAGCATGCTCGGCGGCCTGATCGAAGAGGAACTCGACGTCGCCGACGACAACGCCGCCCCGGACCGGGAGAAGGAACTGGGGGTCGGCTTTTAA